The following proteins are co-located in the Heliorestis convoluta genome:
- a CDS encoding ATP-grasp domain-containing protein — MNVLFLSPHFPSNYYLFVVALKKAGAKVFGIADVPFEDLPVELRESLTDYYQVHSMEDYDQLLRACGYFTHRHGKIDRIDSLNEYWLEYEAKLRTDFNVWGVQKDQIAKMKNKGLMKEVFVQAGLEVPKGRVVQTLEEARAFLQIVGFPVVLKPNSGVGAANTHKIHSLEELENLFCQKESIGYYGDYIMEEFIEGTIYSFDGLTDKEGNVLFYTSHRYGQGVMEAVNEDLHIYYYSLREIPRKLVEAGMKIVDAYQVRQRFFHFEFFRTADDRFIALEVNMRPPGGLTMDMFNYANDIDLYQQWANGIVDEKNTFYYEKKYYCAYVGRKNNKKYILSHDDILRQYGSKVPHHSSISPVLARAIGDYGYLYRSPRLEEVEEAIDSMLALC, encoded by the coding sequence GTGAACGTTCTTTTCTTATCTCCTCATTTTCCATCAAACTATTATCTCTTTGTAGTGGCTTTAAAGAAGGCAGGGGCAAAAGTCTTTGGAATTGCTGATGTACCTTTTGAAGATTTGCCTGTGGAACTACGAGAATCATTAACTGACTATTACCAAGTTCATTCCATGGAAGATTATGACCAACTACTGCGGGCTTGTGGTTATTTTACCCATCGTCATGGTAAGATTGATCGCATTGACTCCTTAAATGAGTATTGGTTGGAGTATGAAGCAAAGCTGCGAACAGACTTTAATGTCTGGGGGGTTCAGAAAGATCAAATCGCAAAAATGAAAAATAAAGGTCTTATGAAAGAGGTTTTCGTGCAAGCGGGACTTGAAGTACCGAAAGGTCGTGTTGTTCAAACTTTAGAAGAAGCGCGTGCTTTTCTTCAGATTGTTGGCTTTCCTGTTGTGTTAAAGCCGAATTCTGGCGTCGGTGCTGCAAATACACACAAAATTCATAGCCTAGAGGAGTTAGAGAATCTCTTTTGCCAAAAAGAATCCATTGGTTATTATGGAGACTACATTATGGAAGAATTTATTGAAGGTACGATTTATTCTTTTGATGGTTTAACTGACAAAGAAGGCAATGTTCTTTTTTATACTTCTCATCGTTATGGCCAAGGTGTTATGGAAGCAGTTAATGAAGATTTGCATATCTACTACTATTCTCTTCGAGAAATTCCTCGCAAGTTAGTTGAAGCGGGCATGAAGATTGTAGATGCCTATCAAGTTCGACAACGTTTTTTTCATTTTGAATTTTTCCGTACAGCTGATGATCGCTTTATTGCTTTAGAAGTAAATATGCGACCACCCGGTGGATTAACCATGGATATGTTTAACTACGCCAATGATATTGATCTCTATCAACAATGGGCCAATGGTATAGTTGACGAGAAAAATACTTTTTACTACGAAAAGAAATATTATTGTGCTTACGTAGGAAGAAAAAATAATAAAAAGTATATACTTTCGCACGATGATATACTTCGACAATACGGTTCTAAGGTACCCCATCATAGCTCTATAAGCCCTGTTTTAGCGAGAGCCATTGGTGACTATGGCTATCTCTATCGATCTCCGCGATTAGAGGAGGTAGAAGAAGCTATTGATTCAATGCTTGCTCTTTGCTAA
- the recJ gene encoding single-stranded-DNA-specific exonuclease RecJ, with amino-acid sequence MTKWLLPSFAIPDYAGVTALQASILFQNGIKPEEAEIFLRSSVQDLLDPGLLKDAKKAAFLIKAAIEQSIPITIYGDYDADGITGTALLVEGLRKLGATVDWYINSRFVGGFGMQVQGVEEIAARGTPRLIVTVDNGIAAIDGVKRAQELGMDVIITDHHEPDKTIPPASAVVNPKQPDCPYPFKELAGVGVAFKVLQILFDEVQRPRELLRSLDLVALGTVADVMPLRGENRIFVKNGLKLLNWGEKTRLGFRAIKDVTSLQGDINGHYHLGFIFGPMINAKGRLEGVPFEAVELLLTSDSTKAYEWAGTLKRINQLRQQMTESQTEMAKTLVKKEEGFHVLYDKSFHEGIVGLIASRLKERFYKPVLVLTDSTEEGIVKGSARTVKGFSLKKYLVDGCADLLVKGGGHDMAAGCSLRKEDIASLRERLRGFIQGVDVTLFEPSVDVTALVRPEDISVSLIEEVEALAPYGVGFSRPQLLLMPYVPQQVFFIGAEQKHLKLRGPHFEVIAFHQAEKYRQMVDKEPLALLGLPEINSFNGSLQFKVRDQGLRRYRDFEKQSVIGTSL; translated from the coding sequence TTGACCAAGTGGCTATTGCCTTCTTTCGCAATACCCGATTATGCAGGTGTAACGGCTTTACAAGCATCAATTCTATTTCAAAACGGAATTAAGCCCGAAGAAGCGGAAATCTTTCTCCGCTCTTCCGTACAGGATTTACTCGATCCTGGACTGTTAAAAGACGCAAAAAAAGCAGCCTTTTTGATCAAGGCTGCGATTGAGCAGTCGATTCCAATTACGATTTACGGTGATTATGATGCCGATGGTATTACGGGGACAGCATTACTTGTTGAAGGTTTACGGAAGCTCGGTGCGACTGTAGATTGGTATATCAACAGTCGCTTTGTCGGTGGCTTTGGTATGCAAGTGCAAGGTGTAGAAGAAATTGCAGCACGAGGGACGCCTCGTCTTATTGTGACTGTAGACAATGGTATCGCTGCGATAGATGGTGTCAAACGAGCTCAAGAATTGGGTATGGATGTTATTATTACAGATCATCACGAACCTGATAAGACAATACCGCCTGCAAGCGCTGTAGTCAATCCAAAGCAACCAGACTGCCCTTATCCCTTCAAAGAGTTGGCCGGTGTTGGTGTTGCTTTTAAAGTGTTGCAAATTCTTTTCGATGAGGTGCAACGACCTAGAGAATTGCTTCGTTCTCTCGACCTGGTTGCTCTAGGTACTGTAGCCGATGTGATGCCTTTGCGAGGAGAAAATAGAATTTTTGTCAAAAACGGTCTTAAGCTATTGAATTGGGGAGAAAAAACACGCTTGGGCTTTCGAGCGATTAAAGATGTTACAAGTTTACAAGGTGACATTAATGGACACTATCATCTAGGTTTTATATTTGGACCTATGATCAATGCCAAAGGTAGGCTTGAAGGTGTGCCTTTTGAAGCCGTAGAATTGCTGTTGACCTCCGATTCTACCAAAGCCTATGAATGGGCGGGTACTCTAAAACGAATCAATCAATTGCGACAGCAAATGACGGAAAGCCAAACAGAGATGGCTAAGACTTTGGTAAAGAAGGAAGAGGGCTTCCATGTACTTTATGATAAGTCTTTTCACGAAGGTATTGTTGGTTTAATCGCTTCTCGGCTAAAAGAACGCTTTTATAAACCTGTACTGGTACTAACAGATAGCACCGAAGAAGGGATTGTAAAAGGATCTGCTCGAACAGTAAAAGGTTTTTCTCTCAAAAAGTACTTAGTCGATGGCTGTGCCGACCTTTTGGTGAAAGGCGGTGGTCACGATATGGCCGCTGGTTGTTCCTTGCGTAAAGAAGATATAGCTTCTTTAAGGGAACGTCTGAGAGGCTTTATTCAAGGGGTAGATGTTACTCTTTTTGAGCCTTCTGTTGACGTTACGGCTTTGGTTCGACCTGAGGATATCTCTGTTAGCTTGATCGAAGAGGTCGAAGCATTGGCGCCTTATGGCGTTGGTTTTTCAAGACCGCAGCTCTTGTTGATGCCTTATGTGCCACAACAAGTTTTTTTCATTGGAGCGGAGCAAAAACATCTAAAACTGCGGGGACCTCATTTTGAAGTCATTGCTTTTCATCAAGCAGAAAAATATCGTCAAATGGTAGATAAAGAGCCTCTCGCTCTACTTGGTTTGCCGGAAATAAACAGCTTTAATGGTTCATTGCAATTTAAAGTTAGGGATCAGGGTCTTCGAAGATACAGAGACTTTGAAAAGCAATCCGTCATAGGTACTTCGTTGTAG
- the sigG gene encoding RNA polymerase sporulation sigma factor SigG — MMVNKVEICGVNTSKLQVLTNAEMRTLFQAMQSGDISAREKLIGGNLRLVLSVIQRFTNRGEYVDDLFQVGCIGLMKAIDNFDLSQNVKFSTYAVPMIIGEIRRYLRDNNPIRVSRSLRDIAYKALQIRDQLVNQLSREPSVTEIAEALGFAREEVVFALDAIQEPISLFEPIYHDGGDPIFVMDQIGDEKNQDGQWLEGIAVREALRKLNDREKLILTLRFFEGKTQMEVADEIGISQAQVSRLEKAALGHMRKHL, encoded by the coding sequence ATGATGGTCAACAAGGTGGAAATCTGCGGTGTTAACACTTCAAAATTACAGGTGCTAACGAACGCAGAAATGCGAACCTTGTTTCAGGCCATGCAGTCAGGAGATATTTCTGCTCGAGAGAAGCTGATCGGCGGCAATCTGCGCTTGGTGCTCAGCGTAATTCAACGTTTTACCAACCGCGGGGAGTATGTAGATGACCTTTTTCAAGTCGGTTGTATTGGTCTTATGAAAGCGATAGACAACTTTGACCTTAGTCAGAATGTAAAGTTTTCTACTTATGCTGTGCCTATGATCATTGGGGAGATTCGTCGCTATTTAAGAGACAACAACCCTATCCGAGTCAGTCGGTCTTTGCGTGATATTGCCTATAAAGCGCTACAAATACGAGATCAACTGGTCAATCAGCTTTCAAGAGAGCCTTCTGTAACAGAAATTGCAGAAGCTCTGGGATTTGCCCGAGAAGAAGTCGTCTTTGCTCTTGATGCCATTCAGGAACCGATATCACTTTTTGAACCCATTTATCATGATGGTGGTGACCCCATCTTTGTAATGGATCAGATTGGTGACGAGAAAAACCAGGATGGACAATGGCTTGAAGGCATCGCTGTACGAGAAGCCTTGCGGAAGCTAAATGATAGGGAAAAGTTGATTCTGACGCTTCGTTTTTTTGAAGGAAAAACGCAGATGGAAGTAGCCGATGAGATTGGAATTTCTCAAGCACAAGTGTCGAGACTGGAAAAGGCTGCTTTAGGACATATGCGTAAGCATCTGTAG
- a CDS encoding sigma-E processing peptidase SpoIIGA: MHERVIIYWDVLWLLNFMMDILLLSITGSVLRWKSRVPRILLAGAVGATLSILFLWVQIYDFILGLYKVALAVLMVKIAFPIKGMRQLLQGSIIFYLGAWVVGGIFYAFAPSEKWFTGIFFWLLLILSALLAAMGLTYWRNHGQKRVWQGDLLLKIHAEEIKVRALVDSGNQLVDPLTGNPVIIVEYQALAHLLPPGWSESAATDESLRPRYIPYTSMGNPQGLLLGFRPTRVELYRDNEVIHCHDAIVALSHQRLDPSGHYQALVPTAWEH, from the coding sequence GTGCATGAGAGAGTCATTATTTATTGGGATGTTCTGTGGTTGCTCAATTTCATGATGGATATTTTACTGCTATCTATCACAGGGTCTGTTCTGCGCTGGAAGAGTAGAGTCCCTAGAATCTTGTTGGCTGGTGCAGTAGGTGCCACCTTGTCTATCTTGTTTTTATGGGTTCAAATCTATGATTTTATTTTAGGGCTTTATAAAGTAGCTCTTGCTGTTCTCATGGTCAAGATAGCTTTTCCAATCAAGGGGATGCGGCAACTTTTGCAAGGCTCAATCATTTTCTACTTAGGTGCATGGGTAGTAGGTGGGATTTTCTATGCCTTTGCACCTTCAGAGAAATGGTTCACAGGTATCTTTTTCTGGTTGCTACTGATTCTATCAGCCTTACTAGCAGCAATGGGACTTACGTACTGGCGTAATCATGGGCAGAAAAGAGTTTGGCAAGGAGATTTACTTTTGAAAATACATGCTGAAGAGATCAAAGTTAGAGCGCTTGTAGATAGTGGCAATCAGCTTGTCGATCCCTTAACAGGCAATCCTGTCATCATCGTTGAGTATCAAGCTCTTGCTCACCTGCTGCCCCCAGGATGGAGTGAGAGTGCAGCTACAGATGAGTCTTTACGACCTCGCTATATTCCTTACACATCCATGGGAAACCCTCAGGGCCTCCTTCTAGGTTTTCGACCCACCAGAGTGGAACTGTACCGAGATAATGAAGTGATTCATTGTCATGATGCAATCGTAGCTTTAAGTCACCAACGGCTCGATCCATCGGGGCATTACCAGGCTTTAGTTCCTACGGCTTGGGAACATTAG
- the ftsZ gene encoding cell division protein FtsZ codes for MFELDVDLNPLAVIRVVGVGGGGNNAVNRMISHGVRGVQFLSCNTDAQALQLSRAEIKLQVGTKLTKGLGAGANPEIGQKAAEESREDLYNALKGADMVFVTAGMGGGTGTGAAPVVAEVAKELGALTVGVVTRPFTFEGRKRAMQADKGIQELRAAVDTLIVIPNDRLLQVVDKHTPMNEAFRLADDILRQGVQGISDLIAVPGLINLDFADVKTIMTDTGSALMGVGTSTGENRAVEAVKKAISSPLLETSIDGARGVLMNITGGVNLGMLEVNEAAEIVTEVADPEANIIFGAVIDESMEDEVRVTVIATGFDHVEKMAFRQTATTTTSSREKVLIHGQRSAKQNEETESAPPPPQPSFPPIDVKSVNPLTDDIDIPVFLRKLRNR; via the coding sequence TTGTTTGAACTAGATGTGGATCTGAATCCATTGGCTGTGATTCGGGTCGTTGGCGTAGGCGGTGGTGGTAACAACGCCGTTAATAGAATGATCTCTCATGGCGTCAGAGGTGTACAGTTCCTTTCCTGTAATACCGATGCACAGGCTTTACAATTGTCTCGTGCTGAAATTAAATTACAAGTCGGTACAAAGCTAACCAAAGGACTCGGTGCTGGTGCGAATCCTGAGATTGGTCAAAAAGCAGCCGAGGAAAGTCGCGAAGATTTATACAATGCTTTAAAAGGCGCTGATATGGTCTTTGTAACAGCAGGCATGGGTGGTGGTACGGGAACTGGTGCAGCACCTGTTGTTGCGGAAGTGGCTAAAGAATTGGGTGCCTTAACTGTTGGTGTTGTAACCCGTCCTTTTACTTTTGAAGGTCGGAAAAGAGCCATGCAAGCTGATAAGGGCATTCAAGAGCTGCGAGCTGCAGTAGATACCTTAATTGTCATTCCCAATGACAGACTTCTTCAAGTGGTGGACAAGCATACGCCCATGAATGAAGCTTTTCGTTTGGCTGATGATATTTTACGCCAAGGCGTACAAGGAATTTCTGATTTGATTGCCGTACCTGGATTGATCAACTTAGACTTTGCTGACGTAAAAACAATTATGACTGATACAGGATCTGCTCTTATGGGTGTTGGTACATCTACTGGTGAGAACAGAGCTGTTGAAGCGGTGAAGAAAGCAATTTCGAGTCCTCTGCTAGAGACTTCCATTGATGGAGCTCGAGGCGTCCTTATGAACATTACTGGCGGCGTTAATTTAGGTATGTTAGAAGTAAATGAAGCAGCCGAGATTGTAACAGAAGTCGCTGACCCAGAAGCAAATATTATTTTTGGTGCCGTCATTGATGAATCGATGGAAGATGAAGTACGGGTTACTGTCATTGCAACAGGATTTGATCATGTTGAAAAAATGGCCTTCCGTCAAACAGCGACCACAACAACGTCTTCAAGAGAAAAAGTTTTGATTCATGGGCAACGTTCTGCCAAGCAGAATGAGGAGACAGAATCAGCGCCACCGCCACCGCAACCATCTTTTCCACCAATCGATGTAAAATCGGTCAATCCTCTTACGGATGATATTGACATTCCAGTATTTCTTCGGAAACTACGCAATCGCTAA
- a CDS encoding nuclease domain-containing protein — MATQFEAPPFSLAFLNGDRFIHLKEFFEEEKELYQAEAGLKIRENLNLMLLFRSSDPKARFYMDGLETLPERMILRDEEGQAYLAPSEQEYLLFRYDDYPLIPGYYKLTVFVFGKSYHALLQVLPKQMTQAQWESMKEELEKELHDLALNLFSKNMGQAIPTLKELPSRLWFRFIMIQKSYKPVMAALSDLYRKANYRIQKNRTFDYDLPENRWLRQIIATIEKSLQEFLQALHEQEEKARAILSDKNLLSSKNKTLSIIGHYRSQCERMISSFRFICQAPWYKQVRSRPKEMIPQVMMTDFRYAALYKLYKDLRKENIEVALDRTYQYQWKRTDLLYENWGFLKICNALMNDPLRYEVKSGWLFDLDFSDHHLFIPSLPSGTTIVLEKGKTKLHLVYDALIPRKSEQTEKYKAPLYIKGTHDRPDGRLDIYQEEVYGGSILFDFKYRP, encoded by the coding sequence ATGGCTACACAGTTTGAGGCGCCTCCTTTTTCTCTTGCTTTTCTTAACGGCGATCGATTTATTCATCTAAAAGAGTTTTTTGAAGAAGAAAAAGAACTGTATCAGGCTGAAGCAGGCCTTAAGATTCGAGAGAACTTGAATCTAATGCTCCTTTTTCGTTCTTCTGACCCGAAAGCTCGCTTCTACATGGATGGTTTGGAAACACTGCCTGAAAGAATGATTCTACGAGATGAAGAAGGGCAAGCCTATTTAGCTCCATCAGAACAAGAGTACCTTCTTTTTCGCTATGACGATTATCCTCTCATACCCGGTTACTATAAGCTAACTGTTTTTGTTTTTGGTAAATCGTACCATGCGCTACTGCAAGTTTTGCCGAAGCAAATGACACAAGCCCAATGGGAAAGTATGAAAGAAGAATTGGAAAAAGAGCTGCACGATTTAGCTCTCAACCTTTTTAGCAAAAATATGGGTCAAGCTATTCCAACACTTAAAGAATTGCCTTCGCGCCTCTGGTTTCGCTTTATAATGATTCAGAAGTCTTATAAACCCGTTATGGCTGCTCTCAGCGATCTCTATCGAAAGGCTAACTATCGAATACAAAAAAATCGCACCTTCGATTATGATCTTCCCGAAAACCGTTGGCTACGTCAAATTATAGCTACGATTGAAAAGAGCCTTCAAGAATTCCTTCAGGCTTTGCATGAACAAGAGGAAAAAGCAAGAGCTATCCTTTCGGATAAAAATCTACTTTCCTCAAAAAATAAAACTTTGTCTATTATCGGTCATTATCGAAGTCAATGTGAAAGAATGATAAGTAGCTTTCGCTTTATTTGCCAAGCGCCCTGGTACAAGCAAGTACGTTCTAGACCAAAAGAAATGATCCCCCAAGTTATGATGACAGATTTTCGATATGCTGCACTTTATAAGCTTTATAAAGATCTGCGCAAAGAAAACATAGAAGTTGCTTTAGACAGGACCTATCAGTATCAATGGAAAAGAACAGACCTGCTTTATGAAAACTGGGGCTTTCTAAAGATTTGTAACGCCTTAATGAATGATCCGCTCCGATACGAAGTGAAAAGCGGTTGGCTTTTTGACCTTGACTTTTCTGATCATCACCTTTTCATACCTTCTTTGCCTTCGGGTACGACCATTGTGCTAGAAAAAGGCAAGACAAAGCTTCATCTTGTCTATGACGCTTTAATTCCTCGCAAAAGTGAACAAACAGAAAAATATAAAGCACCACTTTATATCAAAGGAACCCACGATCGTCCCGACGGACGCCTGGACATTTATCAAGAAGAGGTCTATGGCGGTAGCATTTTATTTGACTTTAAGTATAGGCCTTGA
- the sigE gene encoding RNA polymerase sporulation sigma factor SigE, with product MGRSLESSFMKLLQKFDLLSEVHYIGSSETLPPPLTNDEEIHLLVQLEQGDLTVKSILIERNLRLVVYIARKFENTGVGTEDLVSIGTIGLIKAVNTFDPLKKIKLATYASRCIENEILMYLRRNNKTRSEVSFDEPLNIDWDGNELLLSDVLGTENDIIYKSIEEEVDRKLLHAAMSKLTSRERKIVELRFGLRDSREKTQKEVADLLGISQSYISRLEKRIIKRLRKEIHRME from the coding sequence ATGGGGCGGTCCCTCGAATCGAGCTTTATGAAGCTACTACAAAAATTTGACCTCTTATCAGAAGTGCATTATATCGGTTCTAGTGAAACCTTGCCTCCGCCACTAACAAATGATGAAGAAATTCATCTCTTAGTACAACTAGAACAAGGCGATTTAACTGTTAAATCGATTTTAATTGAGAGGAACTTGCGTCTGGTCGTTTATATTGCACGCAAATTTGAGAATACAGGTGTTGGAACAGAAGATCTTGTATCTATTGGTACGATTGGATTAATCAAAGCAGTCAATACTTTTGATCCATTGAAAAAAATAAAGTTAGCTACATACGCATCACGATGTATAGAAAATGAAATTCTTATGTATTTGCGAAGAAACAATAAGACGCGATCGGAAGTATCTTTTGATGAGCCTCTAAATATTGATTGGGATGGGAACGAATTATTGTTATCCGATGTCTTAGGCACGGAGAACGATATTATTTACAAATCCATTGAAGAAGAAGTGGACCGTAAACTGCTACATGCAGCGATGAGCAAACTAACATCGAGAGAACGCAAAATCGTTGAACTCCGTTTTGGTCTTCGTGATAGTCGAGAAAAAACACAAAAAGAAGTGGCAGATTTGCTAGGCATTTCTCAATCCTATATTTCCCGATTGGAAAAAAGAATCATTAAACGCTTGCGCAAAGAAATCCATCGCATGGAGTAA
- a CDS encoding MFS transporter has protein sequence MLKWIIYAMVVIAFMDTFVQLPVMPLYAQLLGAGLFLTAVVTSAYSFANMLGNFGAGWCIGQIGRRNAIFFGLLLAAVGVFGYSIANDAYTLLAIRLIHGLGMAVVVPAAFSYLAELAPPSERGKQMAKSGIAIAVAALLGPMLGGIILDKLTVYHLFYIMSSLLIVTAFVVRKVLPATPVAQEDRSVNIPSLLRRPNLLMAYVAAFILLFAKGTMAFALPLAAQANGLSGTSIGILFSAFAAVAILVFVTPLSRISDKIGRQVPLLIGMIIVMFAMGGLAWATTLTSMVVMMVIYGFGFGILFPAATATVVDNSDDGERSAAFGLFYGMFSLGVVLGPLATGYFTRWGIDPFIFASIFVFVMTTSLFLLFRDIFTTRTIGFESKG, from the coding sequence ATGCTAAAGTGGATTATTTACGCCATGGTTGTAATCGCTTTCATGGATACATTTGTTCAGTTGCCAGTCATGCCCCTTTACGCTCAACTACTAGGTGCAGGGCTCTTTCTTACTGCTGTAGTCACTTCGGCTTATTCCTTTGCCAACATGCTCGGTAACTTTGGAGCTGGTTGGTGTATTGGGCAGATAGGAAGAAGAAATGCTATCTTCTTCGGTCTATTGCTAGCTGCAGTTGGAGTTTTTGGCTATTCCATTGCAAATGATGCTTATACTTTATTAGCGATACGATTGATTCACGGCCTAGGTATGGCTGTTGTCGTTCCTGCTGCCTTTTCTTACCTGGCTGAACTTGCACCACCGAGTGAGCGAGGAAAGCAAATGGCCAAGTCCGGTATAGCCATTGCCGTAGCAGCATTGTTAGGACCCATGCTAGGTGGTATCATATTAGACAAATTAACGGTTTACCATCTTTTTTACATAATGTCGTCATTGCTTATCGTAACAGCTTTTGTTGTTCGCAAAGTGCTACCAGCGACCCCGGTGGCACAGGAAGACCGCTCTGTGAATATTCCTTCGTTGTTACGTAGACCTAACTTGCTCATGGCCTATGTGGCTGCTTTCATCTTGCTTTTTGCGAAAGGCACAATGGCCTTTGCATTGCCACTTGCTGCACAAGCCAATGGTCTGTCAGGTACTTCTATCGGCATATTGTTTAGTGCTTTTGCTGCCGTTGCGATTCTTGTTTTTGTAACGCCTTTGAGTCGTATCTCTGATAAGATAGGACGTCAAGTTCCTCTTCTGATTGGCATGATTATTGTGATGTTTGCGATGGGTGGACTGGCTTGGGCAACAACATTAACCTCTATGGTAGTTATGATGGTTATCTATGGGTTTGGTTTTGGCATACTCTTTCCCGCAGCCACAGCAACAGTTGTAGACAATTCTGATGATGGAGAACGAAGTGCCGCCTTCGGCCTTTTCTATGGCATGTTTTCTCTTGGTGTTGTCTTAGGACCCCTTGCAACAGGTTACTTTACACGCTGGGGCATTGATCCTTTTATCTTTGCGAGTATCTTCGTCTTCGTTATGACGACAAGTTTATTCTTATTATTTAGAGATATTTTTACAACAAGAACGATTGGGTTTGAAAGCAAAGGGTAA
- a CDS encoding ATPase — MIDLLLQASKDNRRDKGLYIVCFDEMNLARVEHYFSQFLSVLEMDPSRRELHLYNKELESTLLNSAQYPPSIAIGDNVLFVGTVNMDESTYHFSDKVLDRANVIRLNILPFEDLKKLKYHKEKKSIGKEWTYSEFQSFIKEQEDYDLTDRELSFLRQFHLQLQSINKNMGIGFRILRQIDRYLKNLPQTPFVTRSDAFDRQIVQRILTKVRGPEEQLKSVLGSFHVERQGQVDGPLITLLDEYADLSAFEETRQTIYHKAKELSMYGYTV; from the coding sequence TTGATTGATTTATTGCTGCAAGCCTCTAAAGATAATCGTCGAGACAAGGGGCTTTATATTGTCTGTTTTGACGAAATGAACTTAGCTCGTGTTGAGCATTACTTTTCTCAGTTTCTTTCTGTTCTTGAAATGGATCCTTCTCGTAGAGAACTTCATCTTTACAACAAAGAATTGGAATCAACGCTCCTTAACTCCGCTCAATACCCGCCATCCATTGCGATTGGTGATAATGTTCTTTTTGTCGGAACTGTAAACATGGATGAATCGACTTATCATTTCTCTGATAAAGTCTTAGATCGAGCGAATGTTATTCGACTGAATATCCTTCCTTTTGAAGATTTGAAAAAATTAAAGTATCATAAGGAAAAGAAAAGTATAGGCAAGGAATGGACTTATAGTGAATTTCAATCTTTCATAAAAGAGCAAGAAGATTATGATTTAACAGATCGAGAATTGTCGTTCTTGCGACAATTTCACCTACAACTACAATCAATTAATAAAAACATGGGCATTGGCTTTCGCATTCTACGACAAATTGATCGGTATTTGAAAAATTTACCTCAAACACCCTTTGTAACGCGCAGTGATGCCTTTGATCGGCAGATTGTACAACGAATTTTAACCAAAGTGAGAGGTCCCGAAGAACAGCTTAAATCCGTACTTGGCTCATTTCATGTAGAACGGCAAGGGCAAGTAGACGGACCCTTGATAACTCTCTTAGACGAATATGCCGATTTATCGGCTTTTGAAGAGACTCGCCAAACTATATATCATAAGGCGAAAGAGCTGAGTATGTATGGCTACACAGTTTGA